The Molothrus ater isolate BHLD 08-10-18 breed brown headed cowbird chromosome 6, BPBGC_Mater_1.1, whole genome shotgun sequence genome segment ATTCccaagctggcagcagccacagatcccccaaatcccaccctgctACACCCCAGCCCTTGACAGGAGCCTTTTCCAGCTGAGATGACAGGGAATAATTCTTTATTTCCATACTGAAACTAAGTAACTGCTTACAAAACTGCACAgtcctccctcccctccctccctccttccacaCATCCCGGCCTCTAACTTCCACCAGCACCGGGATTGAGGCTTTTTGTCAAATCAGTTACAATCACAAAACAATCTAAaggcagaaaacacacagaattgggaaaaaaacctaaacaataaaTCCATGGAGCACGGGGAAGGCAATGTCTGACTTCCCTTACACCAACAGCTACAACAGGGGAGCTTGATAATCCCACCTGGATAATCCCACCTGGATATTCCCACCCACCTCCCACCCcgaatcccaaaaatcccagccCCACTTCCAGGGCTACAGGCTGTAGAACTTGAGGCTCCGATCCATGCCTGTGGAAGCGATGAACTTGGCATGGTGGCCAAAGGCCACTCCTGTGGTCAGACCACTGTGCTCTGGGGACAGAAAACAATCCACGGTCACAATTGCGAGTGGATTTGTCCCATTCCCGCCCCAGCCACTTCCATGATTCCCAGAACCCCTCACCTGTGAAGTGGAGGATCTCTGTCCACTGCTTGCAGATGTAGATCTGGACATCAGTCCCGCCCAGTGCCAGGTAGGTCCCGCTCTGGTCGAAAATCAGGGATTTCACCTGCAGAGAAGAATCACAACAAGGCATTTAAAAAGCTCCCAAAAAGGCTTTTCTGGCATGCCACAACccctggagcagagagggacaTCACACACCTCGAAGTTGTTATCCAGCTGCAACGTCTTGAAGTTCTTGAGCTTCCTCAAATCCCAGAGCTTGACGGAGGAGTCGTCGGCTGCCGTGGCCAGGTAGTATCCGTTCTCGGAGAAGGCGATGCTGGTGATGGGGCCCGAGTGTCCCGGGAAGTTGGCCACGTTGGTGCGTtcctggggacaaggtgggcacagggaatcacagagctgggatgtggcaTCGTTCCCAACCGGCCTGCATGGTCACAGTGTCACCAGcggctgctctgcagctggaaccTTGGGACTTTTGGAGAAACCTCCAAAAACATTCCTCAAAGTCCTGCTCCTTGGACTGATCCCCCAACCAAGCTcggacaccccaaacccctgttCTCACACATTCTCATCAGCCCTCACCTTCAGATCCCAGATCTTGATTTGGGAATCCATCGTTCCCGTCCCAAAAATGAGCCCGTCCGGGTGGAACTGGGCACAGGTGAGAGCTGTGGAGACAGTAGGGAATCAGACGCTTGGGAAGACTCCCAAGAGGGTTAGGAAGAGTTGGAAGGTTGGGAAGGCTCAAGAGGGTTGGGGAGAGTCACAGGGTTGGGAAGATACAGGGAGTTGGGAATATTTTGAGAGTTAGGAACACTCAAGAAGGTTGATGAGATTGGAAGGGTTGGGAAGACTCAGGAAGGTTGGGAAGGCTACCAAGAGCCCTCCAAAGGAGCTCCCATGAACTCCAAGAGCCAAGGGATGCCCAGAATGGGATAATCGACCCCAAGGCTTACCACATCCAGAGCTCTCATCCGTCACCTTGGTGAGGACGCGGCCGGTCTGGATATCCGAGAAAGCCCAGtactgggagagagaaagagcgTTGGATATGGGAAGGGTGGGAAGCAaaggtgggagctgtgggatggggagggattCACCTGATCATCCGAGGAGCTGAGCAGGTAATCACCCGTGGCGTGGAGGCTGAGCCCGGTCACGGAGCCCTCGTGGGCACGGACCACCTGGACACAGGAGGCGTTGGGAACGGACCAGATCCGGATCGTGGCGTCGGGAGAAGCCGAGAACACCAAGTCCTGCACAAGGACAACACCAGAAGGTTCACACGGGAAGAATTCACCTCTCTGAGAACTCCCAGCAGGAGATTCCAGCGGAGAAGGGTGCTGATATCCAGACTTGAGGCATCCTGGAAGTGAGGAAAGAGCCAGACGCACCTGGGATGGGTGGAAGACGACGCTGGTGACTTTCTTGGTGTGGCCCTTGAGCGTGGCCAGGATCTGCTCCGAGCTCTTGTCGAACACGATGACGTTTTTGTCGGCTCCACCTGGAAAACCGAGCGGAAAGCGCTGGAATGGGAGTGTGGGGccaaccaaacccaaatccACCTGCCTTATGTCCCTTGTTCCCCTTCAAATTCccaaaaacacagagaaagagaTCTATTCCCAGTTGGGAAACCCCCAGGAAAGCTCCCTTACCAGTGAGGATCTTGTTGGTGTCGGAAGGACACAGATCTAAGGCAAGAATTCCTGGGATGCTGGCACTGTGCAGCCCCTGTGTGAGGGAGGAGAACCCCAAATTACTGCCACAAGCAGCAAAACCCTCCCAAAAGCAATCAAGAAGCAATTCCCAGCTCCATGTGGGAGTTTCCCAgtcttttcccctcccagcactcaCCACATGCGAGGCCACCTGCCGGTACTTGCTGAGCTCCTCTGGCTtcaccagctcctctgggacTGTCTTGCCCCTCTGGAAAAATCAGGGATAAACATCAGCCTTGGCTGGAGCAtggcacatcccagctccctctaAATCCTTGGATAAGGCCACTCACCTTCTTACGCTCCGTGGTCAGCACTGTGGCCTTGTCTTGGAGCTAGAAAACAAGAGgagggtgggcacagagcaggaattcTGCGATGGAGAGATGGAGAGGGGAACACATGGAACACTGCCCCTACCTTCTGGATGATCTCTGGGGTCattcctgccagctctcccagatCCATGGCCTCGCCAGCGCCCTGCGTGGCACACAGAGAAGGGACATGCAGAGAGGAAATTCAGGAGCAATGAGTGGGAAAAGGGTTGGGAATGAGCGGGAAAAGGGCCGGGATGGGGAGCAGGACTCACGGCCACGTTGGGCTGCGCTGACGGCACCGCCTGGGGCACGATGAGCCCGGCCTGAGGCTTCAGCGTGGCCAGAGCTGCAAAAACACGACAGGTTTAAAGGAACACCGGGATAAAGCACTTCCCAGCACCCCTTCCCAGGAATGCCAGATGTGGGAATGCCCCGTGTGCGTGTCACCTTCTCTGGCGGCAGTGACCTCCTTGGTGAGGCGGGCGATGACCCTGCAGGCGGCGTCGTGCTG includes the following:
- the PRPF19 gene encoding pre-mRNA-processing factor 19, coding for MALICSISNEVPEHPCVSPVSNHVYERRLIEKYIAENGTDPVNNQPLSEEQLIDIKVAHPIRPKPPSATSIPAILKALQDEWDAVMLHSFTLRQQLQTTRQELSHALYQHDAACRVIARLTKEVTAAREALATLKPQAGLIVPQAVPSAQPNVAGAGEAMDLGELAGMTPEIIQKLQDKATVLTTERKKRGKTVPEELVKPEELSKYRQVASHVGLHSASIPGILALDLCPSDTNKILTGGADKNVIVFDKSSEQILATLKGHTKKVTSVVFHPSQDLVFSASPDATIRIWSVPNASCVQVVRAHEGSVTGLSLHATGDYLLSSSDDQYWAFSDIQTGRVLTKVTDESSGCALTCAQFHPDGLIFGTGTMDSQIKIWDLKERTNVANFPGHSGPITSIAFSENGYYLATAADDSSVKLWDLRKLKNFKTLQLDNNFEVKSLIFDQSGTYLALGGTDVQIYICKQWTEILHFTEHSGLTTGVAFGHHAKFIASTGMDRSLKFYSL